The Syngnathus acus chromosome 2, fSynAcu1.2, whole genome shotgun sequence genomic interval GGGAATGGCTTTGGTGGGGTCAGTCTTGCAATAAAAACGCATACTGTCAATGGGGTTCTCCTGCTTCATCCCGTAGTCCATTTGGATGACCTAAAACGAAAGGTGACGTCAAAAGTGCGCAACAAAATGAGCTAAAGAACAAAGAAAGTAGGTGAGAAACTCACGCTCACGACAAAGTCTGCAGGCTGCAGAGGGACATTCAGCTCGCCCACCTGAGGGACTGACTCAGCCAACTCCGCCTCCCATTTAGTAATGATATCCTTTGCAAGGAGAGaaatggaacacacacacacacacgacaatTGGACAGTTCACAATTTTCTTGTTGGCCCCCAACTGTACTGTACGTCCACTTGGTACAGCTGCACAATGTGAGGAGAGTCGTATTTTGGATTTCGCATTGTCTGTGTTTGAAGTGTTGTAAACTAACAAACACCTGAGTGACTTTCAGGGGTTCCTTAGCTTGGGTTTGACCCAAATGCTTGTAGAGGCGCCGTTGAAGAATGTTCTGTAGAATTTGCCGTGCCTCAGCCAGCTTCGGGTTTGATGAGTGGAGAATTTGTTCAAACACACTATCTGcaagacagacggacggacagacccAAGACACACTTAGGAGCAACCCATCATTTGAATGACAATTCCTACACGATGAAAACTGGccaattcaaaaataaatgataatagcaaaaatataaatcaatagaaaaaaaagataaataaatgtgggaataaaaatatatgagaaaataaaagttaaaaaaaatacaaatacatactttaaaattaaataacaaaataattgcagaaataaacacaaatacaattaatacattttagaTCAATGTAatcaattgtttttgtatttgtttttattttcacttttatttatttttgatgttGGCAGTTTTGGCCCTCCATACACTTCACCTTGTGTTTATGAATGTGCACAGAGGTGCTGGAACTAAACATGACATTGTTGTTGGGACAAACCTGTCAGCTTGGTGTAGGCCTCCATGTCATCTATGGCTGTGGACAGCGTGAACATCGTGCCTCCTGAGCCTTGGACCTGAAAGTGTTTATCGGCCTTCAAAAAGGCCTCGTTGATCCTGTATGGACACCATTTTAAGTTTCATTTCCCGATAGTTTGTATCAAAACAACAACGGAAAATGTTGCAAAAACCAAGTACTCACATGATTTCTATAACGGTGCACACCCTGTGTTGGTAAGCTCTCTTGTGGAGACAGATACGCGTATAGAACAGATCATACAGATTGCCCACTTCCTGTGACAAAAACCACCTCTCGTTTAAAAAGAATTTCTCatcaaaattcaaataaagtcCTTCTGTCAGTTTAATGTACTGCTTATGTTGCTGTCCACTAATAGTATTTTCGGCCCGCCGCACACCCAGCAACTCTGTCCAAACGCAACCAAACATGAACCGATTGACagagggaaagaaaatgtaagaAAAGCGCTTTGCCAGACTGCAGCCACCTTATCTCGAGTGCAGATGAGCTTCTCCCCATCCACTTCACACACTCTGGCAAATTTGAGGTAGCGACGATAATCCGAGTTGTTCTGGATGCCCAGGTTATGGCAATCCCtgacaaaataagaaaagttGAACTGAGGGGCAGTATGTGAAAAGGGTATTTACCGCCCAACCACGAATGTCACACCTGGCAAAGTAGTCCCATTTGTCCATGTCAATGCCGTTTCTCTTGTTAGCCACAATTTCATAGAGAAAAGACTTGTCCTTGGAACGGCCTCGATAGGGCCACTGAGAAGACTGACAGCACAACATTAGCATCAAGCCTTGATCTCCCGTGATGATACTGACTGTGTGTACTACCTGGAGGTCTACATTTGTGTCCAGAGGTCCTGCAATCAGCTCCTTGATGAAGTCCAGGTCCTCAGGCAGGACCAGGCCATGTTGTTCCATCTGTGGCTTCAGGTCATTTTTCTCCACCAGGTGATCAAACATTTTAAGCGATGCCTCCTCATGCTGTAATTTGATTGTGTCAGATAAACAGTTGGTCATGGGAactgttagaaaaaaaaatatatatgttatcatgcgttctctaatcaatgctttaccgcaatattactgcaatacatgcttgctgtttggccttgctgtttttatgatgtaccacagaagagaaaggttacggctgggtcaggagagaggttacgGCTGGGTCAGACAGCACGCggctgacaactcagcaagaagaagacatctactgagacagttcctttttaacaaagaccATTCCGAGAAACAACATGCCTCACCGCTGTCTCACACTCTGATGGAACGACAAGCAAACATCACGGTTCCTGTTTTTATCACAGAGACAAAGAGATGTTGCTGATAGCTTAAATTCTTCTTCCTATATTGCCATATAAGTATGTAACACCTTGCGCCTTTTCTGTTTACGAGACAAAGCCCACATGCTTTCTCCCTTCTCTTTAGGGACTTTTGTCTCACactgtgggtagggcaaatccaaataaaaagagcaggagtgcatacagatatttagtgtagtgagattgttgtaagctatctgtactgcactcctcgcgagcaTAGAattaatattctgtctcacttgtgattTTGTCTGCTGATACTTTTCTCTAAACAGTTATTCAGTCAGCGAAATAAACCTGAcaggaacaaaacaacaacaaaaaattccTTCATGAATTTGGGTAATGTCCTCAAAAACATATTAATGGGGGTGTCTAGTTGGGTCATACTCACtgaattatattaatttaattgCTCTTGAGTTCTGACGTTCCAACTAGTATTTGGTATAGGAAATGTGCTGAAGTAAATAGATTTGACTTCCTCATACACGGTTCCCCAAAAGATATGATGAAACTACAGAAGTGACACCATCGGCATTTGGAATCTTGGGCTTTGCAGATTTTGTTatcatattttttccatttgcattttttaaattcctttGCCAAAGACTCAGAACCAATCTGACACTGGAGAAATGTTCAGTCCCGCGTAGCCCTCCATATAGACTTTTCCTAATTTAGCGCAAATGCCTATTGAAATGGTACAACAGTGTAGGTGTCGTGTTACCTTCCAGGAAATATCCGGGCGTGCTTTGGGGATGAATTTGGCATCAAACATGTGCGAAAATGGACCATGCCCTGAGAGGCAAAATGCATGAGACATTCACTTGGTTAATTTCACTTTTACATGGAAACAAAAGGCATTCGATGCGTGGGCCGAACCTACCCAGATCGTGACAGAGCCCAGCAATCTGCACACAAAGGATGTCTCGCCGAGAAATGAGAAGTTCTGGCTGCTTCTCGTTTAGTGCTTTCACAAGTTGCCCTGCTAAGAAACCCACTCTgaaacattcaaaacaaaccgCATTGTGCTTGTTATTTGGCAGAAACATACAGTGGGGCTTGGCGACGGATGGAATAAATTGACGACGTTGACACATGCCCGATGGAGTGCTCAAAGCGGTTGTGGGACGCTCCGGGGAAAACAAAGTACGTCCCTCCCAATTGTTTGATATTTCGGAGTCTTTGGAACTGAGGCGTGTCGATGATCTTGACAAGAAGAGGATGTAGCTCCACGTGTCCGTGAATGGGATCATTAAACACCTGACAGAAGGCAggacagcaaacacacaagtggaaatagttgtactaagttcattttgtttttacttgttaatcacttcactggttcttttatctcaaacaaaatattttaggttgcattacctgacatgtttcggcttgtacttccgaaaaataaaaaacttaaTGGGTTGTTAAAGAGATTTTAATCATTCACTAAGGTTTCTATTATACTGTGagtcattcaaataaatgtgtgtccATTAAACTAATGAGTCTCCTTTGGCAAGAAAGATAAGTGATAGGGTTGACaacttattttgattttatgatTATATTGAAGTGTTGACTTGCTGTACACTTCAGTTGTGCTCCACCCAGAGTTTAAACATCTGCTAGCTGACTATTGTGAAGATAAAGAGATAAGACCACCTCTGCAACTTACTGGAACCAGACTGCAGAGACGACCCCAGCTTTCACAAGCTTtcacaaaataaagacatgTTCTGCACACCCCACCTTCCTTGTTGAGAATAACTAGGATTGCGGCGGGAGCAGAGTTCTGAGCGGCTTTCAAGCACTTTTGTGTTGCACAAAATTGATGCTGTCTCTCCCCGCTTGCAAGCGTAAAATGCATGGTTCTTGCATAATTTCAGTTTTCTAGAACTACTCATACCCCACCTCTTTTTCCATAGTTTCTTAACTATTCCTTACAGTCCCTTGCAATTTATCCGAAAAATCCAACTTGTTTgtatggttgttgtttttcttataCAACACTTGAAAGTGAAGTGTGAATGAGAAAATACCTTATTTGTTTGAGGACCCTCTTCTATGTGCCCTAGCTTGCTCAGACTGTGTAGAATCCGAAGTTGTTCACCAACAGGccttgataaaaaaaagtcatgcttACCAGCACATTGAAAGAAAAGTTGCATGGGGTTTATTTGGTACACCACATATAATTTACAGCTGTCATCCTACGATCCTACGTAGCGCGAGCGGTCCAAGTACGAGTACGGCGGGCTCCATTTTTCTGGCGGGGTGGTCTGTCTTATGTTGAGACTGAAGAATGAGGGAGGACAGGACATACTGATAAGAAGAAAGAATGGCTTGTCCTTTCTGTTTGTTTAAAGAAGTGTTTCCGAGCCTTTTCTCATCCAAGGCACACCTTTTCTCTGGAAAAAATCTAGAGGCACACCGCCAACAAAAATCTTGTTCCATCATGTTCTGTATTAAAATTACTTATAATATATGGCGTTGAATTgtattaaattgtatttcttatttttaataaaagtgGCAGTTTTTAAAACGTTTTCCTCCCTCGATTTCATTTGGTTTTATGCAAGGACTTTATTTGATAACAAACAGGAAGCTCGGTATTATTTGTATATTCCAAATAAtgttgtcaatcaatcaaccaaccaaaatgcacaataaatcCAGGTTCTGCTGTCGAACTAAATGCCGGGGTTTCCGTCAGTCGCCACTCTCGAACACAAACTGCTGATCTACACAAAGAGAAGCTGAAAATGTCGATGCAGCACAATCAGATCGCCACAACGGGAAATGTCAAGATTCTCTGATTGTCCACAAACGAtcagcaagtggctgaccaggccttgtgcTAACTGACCAGTGCTTTGCTCTCCGTAATTAttattggacaatttcccaccGCACACCAGTGTGCAGCAGCACAATGGTTAGAAAACATTGAGTTCAAGACGTACTTAATGCCCATCTTCTCCAGATCATCCTTCTTGAGATAGTGCAGCACGGCACCGGTGATTTTATGATCTGACGACAAAAAAGTGTCTTTGTTGTTGCAACTGACCAGCAAGTGTTGTGAGCTACAGAAAAGCAAGTGCAAACGCAAAATTGAAGGATGACACTAACCTGTAAATGCAGTTTCATGCTCTCCAAGACCTTCTCCTCGCAGGTAGTGGCACGTTTCTTCTATTCCCCACTGGGAAACGTCCGAGTTTTGCGTCCGATACACTGACGCTCTCTTCCCCGGCGTTGGGGAACTATCTCCGTGGCTCGCTGTCACTACACCTCGTTTGCGGCTCGCCATGTTGAGAAATGAACCCACTACATGACATGAAGcacaacaaaatgatttgtcaAACGGAAACTGTGGGTGTCACACTTGGCAAGAACAAAGTCGCTGCTTTGAATCACTCAAAAGAAccgggcacacacacaaaaaaaagggaactCGCCGGTTTCCGATGTGGTTCTCGAGATGACAAAACGGATTATTCACAAAGTAGTTGTTATCCGGTTacagttttcaaaacaaaacacattgccCTTGACCGCACCCGTGTTTTAAGTAAAACACTATGTTGTAGCTTTGCAGTTAAACATTTCGATTGATAAAAGTGTTTATGATGCAACCTTAAGTTTCACATGAGTCACAGGCGAGATTCTATTTGATAAATCAGGGAAATTTtcatttggatttattttatat includes:
- the samhd1 gene encoding deoxynucleoside triphosphate triphosphohydrolase SAMHD1, which gives rise to MASRKRGVVTASHGDSSPTPGKRASVYRTQNSDVSQWGIEETCHYLRGEGLGEHETAFTDHKITGAVLHYLKKDDLEKMGIKPVGEQLRILHSLSKLGHIEEGPQTNKVFNDPIHGHVELHPLLVKIIDTPQFQRLRNIKQLGGTYFVFPGASHNRFEHSIGVGFLAGQLVKALNEKQPELLISRRDILCVQIAGLCHDLGHGPFSHMFDAKFIPKARPDISWKHEEASLKMFDHLVEKNDLKPQMEQHGLVLPEDLDFIKELIAGPLDTNVDLQSSQWPYRGRSKDKSFLYEIVANKRNGIDMDKWDYFARDCHNLGIQNNSDYRRYLKFARVCEVDGEKLICTRDKEVGNLYDLFYTRICLHKRAYQHRVCTVIEIMINEAFLKADKHFQVQGSGGTMFTLSTAIDDMEAYTKLTDSVFEQILHSSNPKLAEARQILQNILQRRLYKHLGQTQAKEPLKVTQDIITKWEAELAESVPQVGELNVPLQPADFVVSVIQMDYGMKQENPIDSMRFYCKTDPTKAIPIRKHQVSKLLPENFAEQLIRVYYKKTDGLGTAQKHFIQWCINKDFIKPQDGDVIAPELTPLKTSWSDGKEDDNLDCLNQKAVKFLFKDKV